The nucleotide window AAGCCAAAGGCCGAGATGATGCCGCGGCGCTTAAGTTCTTCGGCAAAGGTTTGAAGGGCGCCGCAGACGGCAATCATCTCTTGATCGTCTTCAGGGCTGCGCAACACTTCAATCAGCGAGTGACCAAAACAGTCTTGGTATTCGGCAGTGATGTAGTTTGGTTTACGCTTGGAGTTTTTCCCGCCTACGACAGCTTCAACGTACAAACGCTCGACGCCGCGACCAAAGGTGTCAAAGGAGCCGACTCCTATGCCTTTTTTCCAAACTTGATCGCGCGCGCTGTGTGCGGCTTTTTCTTCGACGACTTTGAGAGCGACCCCGGTGATGGGGTCGGGAATCTGGTTGGCGGCGCGCTTAGCAGCGTTTACGGTGCGCTCGGCTTGCTTGAGGCTCTCATCGTCCATTTCGATGGATGCGGTGCTGTCGTTTACGACGCAGCCGAGTAAATGCCCGTCGCTGCGCTTATAAAAGCCTGGAATTTGGCCTTCCCGGATGAAACCCACTTTTGTCCAGGACGAAACCTCGTCTTTTTCAACCAAAGTAATGATTTTCTCCACGCCTTCTTTTTGAGCGACGGATTGAATGAAGAGGCGCTTGGCGGGCAGGGCTCCGGCGCGAAAATCGATGACCCGGATAGTGCGGGTCCGGCGGTTCAGAACAAGACACAAGTAGGCGTTATCGCTACGGAAATGAAGTTCTTCGACAATTGGTTTCTCGGCGGTGCGTGTTCTTGGCATAAATTCCATTCCGGCGTGCTAGCTTTTGTAACTACTCAAAGAAACATCGACAAAAGCCAGTTTATTCGCGTTTTTCTTGGATTGTTCCCAGAAATTTCTGAGGAGGCACTTTAATGTCGCGCAGGGCAAGTGTCAATCAAACGATCGGGCCTTTTTTGGAAAATCTAATGACCAGCCAACGGTCGGTTGAGTGCCTTTGACAGGGCTTTTAGTTCGGCCATCATCTCGGAAAACTGAGCGAAATTCAATGATTGCGGGCCATCGGATAATGCATGGGCAGGATCGGGGTGCACTTCGACCATGATGCCGTCGGCTCCTGCGGCGAAAGCGGCTCTGGCCATGGCAGGAACGCTTTTGGCAATGCCGGTGCCATGCGATGGGTCCACGATTAGCGGCAGATGGGTCATTTCTCGCAGGCTTGGCAAAATACCGAGATCGAGGGTGTTACGCGTGGTGGTCTCATAGGTACGAATGCCTCGCTCGCAGAGCATGACATGCAGATTACCGCGCGCCGCGATGTACTCAGCCGACATGAGCCACTCTTTGACGGTGGCGCAAAGGCCGCGTTTGAGCATCACGGGTTTATCTTGCTCGCCCACGGCTTCAAGCAAGGAATAGTTCTGCATGTTGCGGGCGCCGATTTGCAGAATGTCCGTATGGGCTACAACCTTTTCAAGACTCTCA belongs to Myxococcales bacterium and includes:
- the aroF gene encoding 3-deoxy-7-phosphoheptulonate synthase gives rise to the protein MLILLKPGSTDAQVNDVIKTVEALGYQAHAIPGKSHTAIGITGNEGPVDPEPFLVLQGVSECIAVTQPYKLVGRSARPEGSIIKAGSIQIGGGHFTVMAGPCAVESKEQILATAKHVKQHGAAILRGGAFKPRSSPYAFQGLKEDGLKLLEEARNQTGLPIITEVKDVESLEKVVAHTDILQIGARNMQNYSLLEAVGEQDKPVMLKRGLCATVKEWLMSAEYIAARGNLHVMLCERGIRTYETTTRNTLDLGILPSLREMTHLPLIVDPSHGTGIAKSVPAMARAAFAAGADGIMVEVHPDPAHALSDGPQSLNFAQFSEMMAELKALSKALNRPLAGH